Proteins found in one Sphingomonas sp. SORGH_AS_0879 genomic segment:
- a CDS encoding peptidylprolyl isomerase has product MMASLIAVPAQAQSQSQTPPKFTTPAKAAQVLEANVAGRPTPPPVTDKENLWLLDLSTGGRVTIWLRPDVAPKMVERIKTLTRRHFYDGLLFHRVIDGFMAQGGDPKGDGTGGSDLPNIPAEFNYLPHVRGSVAAARADDPNSANSQFYIVFQPRFALDKKYTVFGRVIDGMQWVDRIERGEPPANPSKIVHAYIAADNPPAYVPPAPVAAPDLGAPVTLPGAAPATKPAAVRRPAPKAAPAKKAATATK; this is encoded by the coding sequence ATGATGGCCAGCCTGATCGCCGTTCCGGCCCAGGCGCAATCCCAGTCCCAGACCCCGCCCAAATTCACCACCCCCGCCAAGGCGGCGCAGGTGCTGGAGGCCAATGTCGCGGGTCGCCCCACCCCGCCGCCCGTCACCGACAAGGAGAATCTCTGGCTGCTCGACCTGTCGACCGGCGGGCGGGTGACGATCTGGCTGCGTCCCGATGTCGCGCCCAAGATGGTGGAGCGGATCAAGACGCTGACCCGTCGTCATTTCTATGACGGGCTGCTCTTCCACCGCGTGATCGACGGCTTCATGGCGCAGGGCGGCGATCCCAAGGGCGACGGCACCGGCGGGTCGGACCTGCCCAACATCCCCGCAGAGTTCAACTATCTGCCCCATGTGCGCGGATCGGTGGCGGCGGCGCGAGCCGACGACCCGAACAGCGCCAACAGCCAGTTCTACATCGTCTTCCAGCCGCGCTTCGCGCTCGACAAGAAATACACGGTGTTCGGGCGCGTGATCGACGGCATGCAGTGGGTCGACCGGATCGAACGCGGTGAGCCTCCCGCGAACCCCAGCAAGATCGTCCATGCCTATATCGCGGCGGACAATCCCCCCGCCTATGTGCCCCCCGCCCCCGTCGCGGCCCCCGATCTGGGTGCGCCGGTGACGCTGCCGGGCGCCGCGCCCGCCACCAAGCCGGCGGCGGTGCGCCGTCCCGCGCCCAAGGCGGCTCCGGCCAAGAAGGCGGCAACGGCCACCAAGTGA
- the queA gene encoding tRNA preQ1(34) S-adenosylmethionine ribosyltransferase-isomerase QueA — MNVDLFDFALPPERIALYPASPRDSARMLVLDGDATRDQRVSDLPTCLRPGDLLVFNDTRVIPAQLEGTRGEAKIGATLHKREGTRRWRAFIRNAKRLRDGDVIDFGAGVSATARDRAEDGSFALDFAGDEPVELLLERAGTMPLPPYIAQKRGITEKDADDYQTMFANEPGAVAAPTAALHFTSELLAALDAGGIEYATLTLHVGAGTFLPVKAEDTVDHKMHAEWGRIDAATADRLNAVKARGGRVIAVGTTSLRLIESAAGEDGVIRAFEGDTAIFITPGYRFRGIDGLMTNFHLPRSTLFMLVSALMGLERMQAAYAHAIANAYRFYSYGDASLLLPERSA, encoded by the coding sequence GTGAACGTAGATCTTTTCGACTTCGCGCTGCCGCCCGAGCGGATCGCGCTTTATCCGGCCTCCCCGCGCGATTCGGCGCGGATGCTGGTTCTCGACGGCGACGCCACCCGCGACCAGCGGGTGAGCGACCTGCCGACCTGCCTCCGCCCCGGCGACCTGCTGGTGTTCAACGACACCCGCGTCATCCCCGCGCAGCTTGAGGGCACGCGGGGCGAGGCGAAGATCGGCGCGACGCTGCACAAGCGCGAGGGCACTCGCCGCTGGCGCGCCTTCATCCGCAACGCCAAGCGCCTCCGCGACGGCGATGTGATCGACTTCGGCGCGGGCGTCAGCGCCACCGCGCGCGACCGGGCCGAGGATGGCAGCTTCGCCCTCGACTTCGCCGGCGACGAACCGGTCGAGTTGCTGCTGGAGCGGGCGGGCACCATGCCGCTGCCCCCCTATATCGCCCAGAAGCGCGGCATCACTGAAAAGGACGCCGACGACTATCAGACCATGTTCGCCAACGAGCCCGGCGCGGTTGCGGCCCCCACGGCTGCGCTGCACTTCACGTCGGAGCTGCTCGCCGCGCTCGATGCGGGCGGCATCGAATATGCGACGCTGACGCTGCATGTCGGCGCGGGCACCTTCCTGCCGGTCAAGGCCGAGGACACGGTCGATCACAAGATGCATGCTGAATGGGGCCGCATCGACGCCGCCACCGCCGACCGGCTGAACGCCGTGAAGGCGCGCGGCGGCCGGGTGATCGCGGTCGGCACCACCTCGCTGCGCCTGATCGAGAGCGCGGCAGGCGAGGATGGCGTGATCCGTGCCTTCGAGGGCGATACCGCGATCTTCATCACGCCGGGCTATCGCTTTCGCGGGATCGACGGGCTGATGACCAATTTCCACCTGCCGCGTTCGACCCTTTTCATGCTGGTCTCCGCCCTGATGGGGCTGGAGCGGATGCAGGCGGCCTATGCCCATGCGATCGCGAACGCCTATCGTTTCTATTCCTATGGCGACGCCTCGCTGCTGTTGCCGGAGCGCTCGGCGTGA
- the tgt gene encoding tRNA guanosine(34) transglycosylase Tgt, with the protein MTARFSFAIHATDGRARTGTITMKRGEIRTPAFMPVGTAATVKAMKPGDVRASGADIILGNTYHLMLRPGAERVDRLGGLHGFMGWDRPILTDSGGYQVMSLADLTKRSEDGVSFKSHLDGTRHLLSPERSIEIQRLLGSNIVMAFDELVPTTSTREVQAAAMERSMRWAKRSRDAFDAGGQHAEDNAIFGIQQGALDEGFRKSSADALIDIGFDGYAIGGLAVGEGQEAMFGCLDFAPGQLPVERPRYLMGVGKPTDIVGAVERGVDMFDCVLPTRSGRTGQAFTRQGPINIRNARFAEDQGPLDPACGCPVCATWSCAYLHHLVRAGEILGAMLMTEHNIWFYQQMMADLRAAISEGRLTAFADDFRARYAGGGVGE; encoded by the coding sequence ATGACCGCCCGTTTCTCCTTCGCCATCCACGCCACGGATGGCCGCGCCCGCACCGGCACCATCACCATGAAGCGCGGTGAAATCCGCACCCCCGCCTTTATGCCGGTCGGCACCGCCGCCACCGTCAAGGCGATGAAGCCCGGCGATGTGCGCGCGAGCGGCGCGGACATCATCTTAGGGAATACCTATCACCTGATGCTCCGCCCCGGCGCGGAGCGGGTGGACCGGCTGGGCGGGCTTCACGGCTTCATGGGCTGGGATCGGCCGATCCTGACCGACTCGGGCGGCTATCAGGTGATGAGCCTGGCCGATCTGACCAAGCGGTCGGAGGATGGCGTATCCTTCAAAAGCCATCTGGACGGCACCCGCCATCTGCTCAGCCCCGAACGCTCGATCGAAATCCAGCGCCTCCTCGGCTCCAACATCGTCATGGCGTTCGACGAACTGGTCCCCACCACTTCGACCCGCGAGGTGCAGGCTGCCGCGATGGAACGCTCGATGCGCTGGGCGAAGCGCAGCCGCGATGCCTTTGATGCCGGCGGCCAACATGCCGAGGACAATGCGATCTTCGGCATCCAGCAGGGCGCGCTGGACGAAGGGTTCCGCAAAAGCTCCGCCGATGCGCTGATCGATATCGGTTTTGACGGCTATGCGATCGGCGGCCTCGCGGTCGGCGAAGGGCAGGAGGCGATGTTCGGCTGCCTCGACTTCGCGCCAGGGCAATTGCCGGTGGAAAGGCCGCGCTACCTGATGGGCGTCGGCAAACCGACCGATATCGTCGGCGCGGTCGAGCGCGGGGTCGACATGTTCGACTGCGTGCTGCCCACCCGCTCGGGGCGGACCGGACAGGCCTTTACGCGGCAGGGGCCGATCAACATCCGAAACGCCCGCTTTGCCGAGGATCAGGGGCCGCTCGACCCCGCCTGTGGCTGCCCGGTCTGTGCGACGTGGAGCTGCGCCTATCTGCACCATCTGGTCCGCGCCGGGGAAATCCTGGGCGCGATGCTGATGACCGAGCATAATATCTGGTTCTACCAGCAGATGATGGCCGATCTGCGCGCCGCGATCAGCGAAGGACGGCTCACGGCCTTTGCGGACGACTTCCGGGCGCGCTACGCTGGCGGCGGAGTAGGAGAGTAA
- a CDS encoding DUF1192 domain-containing protein, whose amino-acid sequence MDTDDSPLRTPDSLTTLVQADLDPLSLAELEARIAVLQGEIERTRSHMARASLHRASADALFKR is encoded by the coding sequence TACGGATGATTCCCCCCTCCGCACGCCGGACAGCCTGACCACGCTGGTCCAGGCTGACCTCGATCCGCTTTCGCTCGCCGAGTTGGAAGCGCGGATCGCCGTGCTGCAAGGCGAGATCGAGCGAACGCGAAGCCATATGGCGCGCGCCTCGCTCCACCGGGCCAGCGCCGACGCGCTGTTCAAGCGGTGA
- a CDS encoding diguanylate cyclase: MNGVGRIKIWALVLAMWTIVWPFASAHAQTGEAVATCIRPIERGQTAAAMFGQPQGFDCRDDQSSYGAGDFWVLSQPLTALPGDPRERLTIAFASTWQDATTLHILYADGQVRRIAFTSATTSPYLLLGPMIAVPLPRMAARPVRILWEAHGAANMRGVVRGARLQHHAEALEVEGQLGLLYGTIMGMVVALALYNIVLWPALRQPLQPVYCLLLFFITGYALCSSGLIGQWLPWLDNNERHRWNAIMLGGVALTIVIFARYFFEREVFRGWLDLMAVVVFALIAVPNLAFALLAPLWIRTLDALVVAGFAILLAFLIAVLVQAWRRRSNFLWAFAIGWGTPIILAMFRVLNAAHLIAWRPWIDQSTVLSMGAEALCASLGVAYRIYLLSRERDLARADERVARRLADTDPLTGLFNRRAFLDQAIGRSGPQTLILADIDHFKRINDALGHDGGDEVLRIFARSLANTLGPDMLVARIGGEEFALLADAARAPDAELLLARLRAASYPMGAKVTASLGLCTGPMASEEDWRRVYREADQALFAAKDGGRDRACWGVPLSCDGYPPPPLPNNRPRPRQERGEKGVCANGGS; encoded by the coding sequence ATGAACGGCGTGGGTCGCATTAAAATCTGGGCATTGGTGCTGGCGATGTGGACCATCGTCTGGCCGTTCGCCTCCGCCCATGCGCAGACGGGAGAGGCCGTCGCCACCTGTATCCGCCCGATCGAACGGGGCCAGACCGCCGCCGCGATGTTCGGCCAACCGCAGGGCTTCGATTGCCGCGATGACCAGTCCTCCTATGGCGCGGGCGACTTCTGGGTCTTGTCCCAACCCCTGACCGCCTTGCCCGGCGATCCGCGCGAGCGGCTGACCATCGCCTTTGCCAGCACCTGGCAGGACGCGACGACGCTCCATATCCTCTATGCCGACGGGCAGGTACGGCGGATCGCCTTCACCAGCGCGACGACATCGCCCTATCTGCTGCTGGGCCCGATGATCGCCGTCCCCCTGCCCCGCATGGCCGCACGACCGGTACGCATCCTGTGGGAAGCGCATGGCGCGGCCAATATGCGTGGCGTGGTCCGGGGGGCGCGGTTGCAACATCATGCCGAGGCGCTGGAGGTCGAGGGGCAACTCGGCCTGCTCTACGGCACGATCATGGGGATGGTCGTCGCGCTGGCGCTCTATAACATCGTCCTGTGGCCCGCGCTGCGCCAGCCCTTGCAGCCGGTCTATTGCCTGCTCCTGTTCTTCATCACCGGCTATGCCCTGTGTTCGTCGGGGCTGATCGGGCAGTGGTTGCCCTGGCTCGACAATAACGAGCGGCACCGGTGGAATGCGATCATGCTGGGCGGCGTGGCACTGACCATCGTGATCTTCGCGCGCTATTTCTTCGAGCGGGAGGTGTTTCGCGGATGGCTGGACCTGATGGCGGTGGTCGTCTTCGCCCTGATCGCCGTTCCCAATCTTGCCTTCGCGCTGCTGGCGCCCTTGTGGATCCGCACGCTGGACGCGCTGGTCGTGGCGGGGTTCGCGATCCTGCTGGCGTTCCTGATCGCCGTGCTGGTGCAGGCATGGCGGCGGCGGAGCAACTTCCTCTGGGCCTTCGCCATCGGATGGGGGACGCCGATCATCCTGGCGATGTTCCGGGTGCTCAATGCCGCGCATCTGATCGCCTGGCGCCCGTGGATCGACCAGTCGACGGTGTTGTCCATGGGAGCCGAAGCCCTCTGCGCCAGCCTGGGGGTCGCCTATCGAATCTATCTGCTCAGCCGCGAGCGCGATCTGGCCCGCGCCGATGAACGCGTCGCCCGGCGGCTGGCCGATACCGACCCGCTGACCGGCCTGTTCAACCGCCGCGCCTTTCTGGACCAGGCGATCGGGCGGAGCGGGCCGCAGACGCTGATCCTGGCCGATATCGACCATTTCAAGCGGATCAACGACGCGCTGGGCCATGATGGCGGCGACGAGGTGCTGCGCATCTTCGCCCGGTCGCTGGCCAATACGCTGGGCCCCGACATGCTGGTCGCGCGAATCGGGGGCGAGGAATTCGCCCTTCTCGCCGATGCCGCCCGTGCGCCCGATGCGGAGCTTCTGCTCGCCCGCCTGCGCGCCGCCAGCTATCCCATGGGCGCCAAGGTGACCGCCAGCCTGGGCCTGTGCACCGGCCCCATGGCCAGCGAGGAGGATTGGCGCCGCGTCTATCGCGAAGCCGATCAGGCGTTGTTCGCCGCCAAGGACGGCGGCCGCGACCGGGCCTGTTGGGGCGTGCCGCTGTCCTGCGACGGCTATCCACCGCCCCCCTTGCCCAACAACCGGCCCCGCCCTAGACAGGAGCGAGGGGAGAAGGGCGTGTGCGCGAACGGCGGATCTTGA
- a CDS encoding EF-hand domain-containing protein, whose product MILLGLLLQAATPGANETVTVTARPTPFAQTPATMVVEPVAMMIAAFDADGDGKTSREEMEAGVKHSYDAIDTAHRGSIGYLQFADWAERWLGDRNALPSPFDVDKNSDDRITLAELQAHFSRLFSRFDRDHDGAISRPEALTIRTIPADANGPTGPLAPRGRRP is encoded by the coding sequence GTGATCCTGCTCGGGCTGCTGCTCCAGGCGGCGACGCCGGGCGCGAACGAGACGGTGACCGTCACCGCCCGTCCCACCCCCTTCGCGCAGACGCCCGCGACCATGGTGGTGGAGCCTGTCGCGATGATGATCGCCGCCTTCGACGCGGACGGCGACGGCAAGACCAGCCGCGAGGAGATGGAAGCGGGCGTGAAGCACTCCTACGACGCCATCGACACCGCGCATCGGGGCTCCATCGGCTATCTCCAGTTCGCCGACTGGGCCGAGCGCTGGCTGGGCGACCGCAATGCGCTGCCCAGCCCGTTCGATGTCGACAAGAACAGCGATGACCGGATCACGCTGGCTGAACTCCAGGCACATTTCTCGCGCCTCTTCTCGCGTTTCGACCGTGACCATGACGGCGCGATCAGCCGGCCTGAGGCGCTGACCATCCGCACCATTCCCGCCGACGCCAATGGCCCCACCGGCCCGCTCGCGCCCCGAGGCAGAAGACCATGA
- the coaD gene encoding pantetheine-phosphate adenylyltransferase yields MTRIGVYPGTFDPVTLGHMDIIRRGAKLVDRLVIGVTTNPSKSPMFTLQERMEMVRREVADVAGEIHVVAFDSLLMDFAEREGAKVIVRGLRAVADFEYEYQMAGMNQQINPRVETVFLMADVALQPIASRLVKEIAMYGGNIAKFVTPAVRTQVIERVEKIGRKGS; encoded by the coding sequence GTGACCCGGATCGGCGTCTATCCCGGCACCTTCGATCCCGTGACGCTGGGTCATATGGACATCATCCGGCGCGGTGCGAAGCTGGTCGACCGGCTGGTGATCGGCGTCACCACCAACCCCTCCAAATCGCCCATGTTCACCCTTCAGGAGCGGATGGAGATGGTCCGGCGCGAGGTGGCGGACGTGGCGGGCGAGATCCATGTCGTCGCCTTCGATTCGCTGCTGATGGATTTCGCCGAACGCGAGGGGGCCAAGGTCATCGTCCGGGGCCTGCGTGCCGTCGCCGATTTCGAATATGAATATCAGATGGCGGGGATGAACCAGCAGATCAATCCGCGGGTCGAAACCGTCTTCCTGATGGCCGATGTCGCGCTGCAACCCATCGCCAGCCGGTTGGTCAAGGAAATCGCGATGTATGGCGGCAATATCGCCAAATTCGTGACGCCCGCCGTCCGAACCCAGGTGATCGAGCGGGTGGAAAAGATCGGCCGCAAGGGATCGTAA
- the clpA gene encoding ATP-dependent Clp protease ATP-binding subunit ClpA yields MPSFAPALETTLHKALEAATLRRHEYATLEHLLLALIDDEHASKVMEACHVDLGELKATVAQYLDAELDALKVEAATDPSPTSGFQRVVQRAILHVQSSGRDEVTGANVLVALFSERESYAVYFLQQQDMSRLDAVSFISHGVGKGGATSESTPPKGAEEEKPAKPTEKGKGESALKQFTVDLNEKAKAGKVDPLIGRGPEVDRTVQILCRRSKNNPLYVGDPGVGKTAIAEGLARKIIEGNVPEVLLNAVIYSLDMGALLAGTRYRGDFEERLKAVVNELEKLPHAVLFIDEIHTVIGAGATSGGAMDASNLLKPALSGGTIRCIGSTTYKEFRNHFEKDRALLRRFQKIDVNEPTIEDTIKILAGLRTAFEEHHQVKYTPDAIKSAVELSARYINDRKLPDKAIDVIDEVGAMQMLVPVNKRKKTITPKEIEAVIATMARIPPKSVSTDDRQQLETLETDLKRVVFGQNAAIENLSSAIKLSRAGLRDPDKPIGNYLFTGPTGVGKTEVARQLATILGIPLQRFDMSEYMERHSVSRLIGAPPGYVGYDQGGLLTDAVDQNPHSVLLLDEIEKAHPDLFNILLQVMDNGKLTDHHGKTVDFRNTIIIMTTNAGAADMARETVGFGNLTREGEDEQAVQKMFTPEFRNRLDAIVPFGYLPPEVVARVVDKFILQLELQLADRNVHISLDEAAKSWLTEKGYDRLYGARPMGRLIQEKIKQPLAEELLFGKLVHGGEVTVRMKDGALSFAIEPAAPKKPRKKGGKPASVDAT; encoded by the coding sequence ATGCCATCTTTCGCCCCCGCGCTCGAGACCACGCTGCACAAGGCGCTGGAAGCCGCGACGTTGCGGCGCCACGAATATGCCACGCTGGAGCACCTCCTCCTCGCGCTGATCGACGACGAACATGCCTCCAAGGTGATGGAGGCGTGCCATGTCGACCTGGGCGAGCTGAAGGCCACGGTCGCCCAGTATCTCGACGCCGAACTCGACGCGCTCAAGGTCGAGGCGGCGACCGACCCCTCCCCCACCAGCGGGTTCCAGCGTGTCGTCCAGCGCGCGATCCTGCACGTCCAGTCGTCGGGCCGCGACGAGGTGACCGGTGCGAACGTACTGGTCGCACTGTTCTCCGAACGCGAATCCTATGCCGTCTATTTCCTGCAACAGCAGGATATGAGCCGCCTGGATGCCGTCAGCTTCATCAGCCACGGCGTCGGCAAGGGCGGCGCGACCAGCGAATCGACTCCCCCCAAGGGCGCCGAGGAGGAAAAGCCCGCCAAGCCGACCGAGAAGGGCAAGGGCGAGAGCGCGCTCAAGCAGTTCACCGTCGACCTCAATGAAAAGGCCAAGGCGGGCAAGGTCGATCCGCTGATCGGGCGCGGCCCCGAAGTGGACCGGACCGTCCAGATCCTGTGCCGCCGCTCGAAGAACAACCCGCTCTATGTCGGCGATCCCGGCGTCGGCAAGACCGCCATCGCCGAAGGTCTGGCGCGCAAGATCATCGAGGGCAACGTTCCCGAGGTGCTGTTGAACGCTGTCATCTACTCGCTCGACATGGGCGCGTTGCTGGCGGGCACCCGCTATCGCGGCGATTTCGAGGAGCGGCTGAAGGCGGTCGTCAACGAACTGGAAAAGCTGCCCCACGCGGTCCTCTTCATCGACGAGATCCACACCGTCATCGGCGCGGGCGCGACCAGCGGCGGGGCGATGGATGCGTCGAACCTGCTCAAGCCCGCTCTGTCGGGCGGCACGATCCGCTGCATCGGCTCGACCACCTATAAGGAGTTCCGCAACCACTTCGAAAAGGACCGCGCGCTGCTGCGCCGGTTCCAGAAGATCGACGTGAACGAGCCGACCATCGAGGATACGATCAAGATCCTCGCCGGACTTCGCACCGCGTTCGAGGAGCACCATCAGGTCAAATACACCCCCGACGCGATCAAGTCGGCGGTGGAACTGTCCGCGCGCTACATCAACGACCGCAAGCTGCCCGACAAGGCGATCGACGTGATCGACGAAGTGGGCGCGATGCAGATGCTGGTGCCGGTCAACAAGCGCAAGAAGACGATCACGCCCAAGGAGATCGAGGCCGTGATCGCCACCATGGCCCGCATCCCGCCGAAAAGCGTGTCGACCGACGACCGCCAGCAACTGGAAACGCTGGAGACCGACCTCAAGCGCGTGGTGTTCGGCCAGAATGCCGCGATCGAGAACCTGTCCTCGGCGATCAAGCTGAGCCGGGCGGGGCTTCGCGATCCCGACAAGCCGATCGGCAACTACCTCTTCACCGGCCCCACCGGTGTCGGCAAGACGGAAGTGGCGCGCCAGTTGGCGACGATCCTGGGCATTCCGCTCCAGCGGTTCGACATGTCCGAATATATGGAGCGTCACTCGGTCAGCCGGTTGATCGGCGCGCCTCCGGGCTATGTCGGCTATGATCAGGGCGGTCTGCTCACGGACGCGGTCGATCAGAATCCGCATTCGGTGCTGCTGCTCGACGAGATCGAGAAGGCGCATCCCGATCTGTTCAACATCCTGTTGCAGGTGATGGACAATGGGAAGCTGACCGATCACCACGGCAAGACGGTCGATTTCCGCAACACGATCATCATCATGACGACCAATGCGGGCGCCGCCGACATGGCGCGCGAAACGGTCGGCTTCGGCAACCTCACCCGCGAGGGCGAGGACGAGCAGGCCGTGCAGAAGATGTTCACGCCGGAATTCCGCAACCGCCTGGATGCGATCGTGCCCTTCGGCTATCTCCCGCCCGAAGTCGTCGCGCGGGTGGTGGACAAGTTCATCCTCCAGCTCGAACTCCAACTGGCGGATCGCAACGTCCATATCAGCCTGGACGAGGCGGCGAAGAGCTGGCTCACCGAAAAGGGCTATGACCGCCTGTACGGCGCGCGTCCGATGGGCCGCCTGATCCAGGAAAAGATCAAGCAGCCGCTGGCCGAGGAACTGCTGTTCGGCAAGCTGGTCCATGGCGGCGAGGTGACGGTGCGGATGAAGGACGGCGCGCTGTCCTTCGCGATCGAACCCGCCGCGCCCAAGAAGCCGCGCAAGAAGGGGGGCAAGCCCGCCTCGGTCGACGCGACCTGA
- a CDS encoding polyprenyl synthetase family protein yields the protein MTLTATTLSGALAEVAEDIDARFAQLLADPGDPRASLYAAMRHAAIGGGKRLRPLLVFATSHLFAVDRDTAGWVATALEAIHVYSLIHDDLPAMDDDDMRRGKPTVHKAFDEATAILAGDCLHALAFEILADPSTHADPFVRSELILDLARASGPSGMAGGQQMDLEAERQVFDLATVTRLQQMKTGALICAAVEAGAILGRVPPEGRTHLRGYAHDLGLAFQIADDLLDAEGDEAVAGKKLRKDEEAGKATFLSLLGVARAREQCRMLVAQAIEHLRDYGPEADLLRAIAAYVVERDR from the coding sequence GTGACGCTGACCGCCACCACCCTGTCGGGCGCCCTGGCCGAAGTCGCCGAGGACATCGACGCCCGCTTCGCGCAGTTGCTCGCCGATCCGGGCGATCCGCGCGCCTCGCTCTATGCCGCGATGCGCCATGCTGCGATCGGCGGGGGCAAGCGGTTGCGCCCGCTACTCGTCTTCGCGACGTCGCACCTGTTCGCCGTCGACCGCGACACGGCGGGCTGGGTCGCGACCGCGCTGGAGGCGATCCATGTCTATTCGCTGATCCATGACGATCTGCCCGCAATGGACGACGACGATATGCGGCGCGGCAAGCCGACCGTGCACAAGGCGTTCGACGAGGCGACCGCGATCCTGGCGGGCGACTGTCTCCATGCGCTGGCCTTCGAGATTCTGGCCGATCCCTCGACCCATGCCGATCCCTTCGTCCGGTCCGAGCTGATCCTCGACCTCGCCCGCGCCTCCGGCCCCAGCGGCATGGCGGGCGGGCAACAGATGGACCTGGAGGCCGAGCGTCAGGTGTTCGACCTCGCCACCGTCACCCGGCTTCAGCAGATGAAGACCGGCGCGCTGATCTGTGCGGCGGTGGAGGCGGGCGCGATCCTGGGCCGTGTGCCGCCCGAGGGCCGGACGCATCTGCGCGGCTATGCGCATGATCTGGGCCTCGCCTTCCAGATCGCCGACGACCTGCTCGACGCCGAGGGTGACGAGGCCGTGGCGGGCAAGAAGCTGCGCAAGGACGAAGAGGCGGGCAAGGCGACCTTCCTCAGCCTGCTCGGCGTCGCGCGCGCGCGGGAACAATGCCGGATGCTGGTCGCCCAGGCGATCGAGCACTTACGCGATTACGGCCCCGAGGCCGATCTGCTGCGTGCCATCGCGGCTTACGTCGTGGAGCGCGACCGGTGA
- a CDS encoding exodeoxyribonuclease VII small subunit has product MDTPIEELTFEDALKELERIVGRLESGEATLDESIRLYERGDRLRQRCAERLDAAQARIEAIRLDAEGKPAGTRPFQAG; this is encoded by the coding sequence ATGGATACGCCCATCGAAGAACTGACGTTCGAGGACGCCCTCAAGGAACTGGAGAGGATCGTCGGCCGACTGGAAAGCGGCGAAGCGACGCTCGACGAATCGATCCGCCTCTATGAGCGCGGCGACCGTCTGCGTCAGCGCTGCGCCGAGCGGCTGGACGCGGCCCAGGCCCGGATCGAGGCGATCCGCCTCGACGCCGAGGGCAAGCCCGCGGGCACCCGCCCGTTCCAGGCGGGTTGA